The Hymenobacter sp. GOD-10R genome includes a window with the following:
- a CDS encoding Smr/MutS family protein, translated as MNVGDRVRLLTGREEGIITRLLDNDLVEVAIDNDFTIPVMRREVVVVAAEEQKAFGQTANAIAAERNAAAAGTRQSAPGTSAKPAPATAKAGTKAPAPEPVRVQKGLYLALVHQSPELLATHLVNNTDSDLLFTYGEDRDGQYRGLSSDKLGPKATSRPLAHWHLKDFEQWPAVVIQLLPHRVNGDTAFELLTKRQQFKAATFYNSRQQAPILQKEAYLFQLDEKPAAPVALAPEKLAEQLKQQLTGNTPPKPAAVAPVPEPAKAIVPPPHEFDLHLEALSPEALKAEPPMSNTAMLKLQIDAFEDALSRALATNMHEIVFIHGSGNGTLRKEIHKLLSRNKDIKFFEDARKEKFGYGATLVRLK; from the coding sequence ATGAACGTAGGAGACCGAGTACGCCTGCTTACCGGGCGCGAAGAAGGCATCATCACCCGCCTGCTCGACAACGACCTGGTAGAAGTAGCCATCGATAATGATTTCACGATTCCGGTAATGCGCCGCGAGGTGGTAGTAGTTGCCGCAGAAGAACAAAAAGCGTTCGGCCAGACCGCTAATGCCATTGCTGCCGAGCGCAATGCCGCCGCCGCTGGCACCCGCCAGTCTGCTCCTGGCACTTCTGCCAAGCCGGCTCCGGCGACAGCAAAAGCAGGAACGAAAGCACCGGCTCCCGAGCCCGTACGCGTGCAGAAAGGGCTGTACCTAGCCTTGGTGCACCAGTCTCCGGAGCTGCTGGCGACGCACCTCGTCAACAACACCGACAGCGACTTGCTGTTTACCTACGGCGAAGATCGGGACGGGCAATACCGCGGCTTGTCGTCGGATAAGCTAGGTCCGAAAGCAACGAGTCGCCCACTGGCACATTGGCATTTAAAAGATTTTGAACAATGGCCCGCTGTAGTCATTCAGCTCCTGCCCCACCGCGTGAACGGCGACACAGCTTTTGAACTGCTGACCAAGCGCCAACAGTTTAAAGCGGCCACCTTCTACAACAGCCGCCAACAAGCTCCTATTCTGCAGAAAGAAGCGTATCTCTTTCAGCTCGACGAGAAGCCTGCTGCTCCCGTCGCGCTGGCTCCGGAGAAGCTAGCCGAGCAGCTTAAGCAGCAGCTTACGGGCAACACGCCCCCCAAGCCCGCCGCCGTGGCTCCTGTGCCGGAGCCTGCCAAAGCCATCGTACCGCCCCCCCACGAGTTCGACCTGCACCTGGAGGCGCTCAGCCCGGAAGCCTTGAAAGCGGAGCCACCAATGAGCAACACGGCCATGCTCAAGCTCCAAATTGATGCATTTGAAGATGCCCTGAGCCGCGCCCTTGCTACCAACATGCACGAAATCGTGTTCATTCATGGCTCCGGCAACGGAACCCTGCGCAAGGAGATTCATAAGCTTTTGAGCCGCAACAAAGACATCAAATTCTTTGAAGATGCGCGCAAAGAGAAGTTCGGCTATGGCGCCACACTGGTGCGCCTGAAATAG
- a CDS encoding circadian clock KaiB family protein: MDEEIWELRLYVAGQTVKSVTALANLKKYCEEHLKGRYQLEVIDLLQHPQLAEGDQILAIPTLVRKVPSPIRKIIGDLSNQERVLVGLDIRPLDPK; the protein is encoded by the coding sequence ATGGACGAAGAAATTTGGGAACTGCGCTTGTACGTTGCCGGCCAAACGGTTAAATCGGTTACAGCACTAGCCAACCTGAAAAAATACTGTGAGGAGCACCTGAAGGGGCGCTACCAACTGGAAGTAATCGACTTGTTGCAACATCCGCAACTGGCCGAGGGCGACCAGATACTTGCTATTCCGACGCTGGTACGCAAGGTACCCTCCCCCATCCGCAAAATTATAGGCGACCTGTCGAACCAGGAGCGCGTGCTGGTTGGGTTGGATATACGACCTCTTGACCCGAAGTAA
- a CDS encoding ATP-binding protein has translation MADRPPLTATELAQENELLRQQLQEAEDLITAIRTGTIDALAVQAAEGPRIFTLEGADQSYRTLIEQMNEGALLLSQDATVLYCNACLAGLLGRRMEAIMGTSFRSFVPAEQHTYWELLLAAGWAGRSKGEMPLETADGLLQPFALGLNVLSFNNTPMLAVIITDLSDKREINAIRARVVEQNDLLARTNEELQVQARARLAVEQAAAETSRILEGIPHIAWTAGPNGRNTYLNQRWFDYTGQPSPHTSYDIRTQFHPADLDSAMEHWRHCLQTSQPLEMECRIRNAAGEYRWMLARALPSRNEQGEVIQWIGTYTDIHEHKLGQQREAEAQQQLRANNEQLVRVNVDLDNFIYTASHDLKAPITNIEGLVYELQDQLPKEGELGQTVAPLLSMMQEAVARFQRTLSHLSDVIKLQKEHHQPATQVDLSAIIQDVQLDLQPLIKQTSAQVKVDVTACPAVSFSSKNLRSVVYNLLSNAVKYRHPQRTAQVHLRCYQTEGYVVLEVQDNGLGLNKEQQAELFQMFRRFHVGIEGSGIGLYMVKRMVENGGGMLTVSSEAGVGSIFSVYFRHEVPSPA, from the coding sequence ATGGCTGATCGTCCGCCGCTTACCGCCACTGAGCTAGCCCAGGAAAATGAGCTGTTGCGTCAACAGTTGCAAGAGGCTGAGGATCTTATTACGGCCATTCGTACCGGCACTATTGATGCCCTAGCGGTGCAGGCGGCCGAAGGACCGCGCATTTTCACCTTAGAAGGCGCCGATCAGAGCTACCGTACCCTCATTGAGCAGATGAACGAGGGGGCGCTGCTGCTGAGTCAGGATGCCACGGTGCTTTACTGCAATGCCTGTCTAGCAGGCTTGCTTGGGCGGCGCATGGAAGCCATCATGGGCACCTCCTTTCGGAGTTTCGTACCCGCCGAGCAGCACACCTACTGGGAGCTGCTGTTAGCCGCAGGCTGGGCTGGGCGCAGCAAGGGTGAAATGCCTTTGGAAACGGCCGATGGTCTGCTCCAGCCTTTTGCACTCGGCCTAAATGTGTTGTCCTTCAACAACACACCCATGCTGGCCGTCATCATCACCGATTTATCGGACAAGCGGGAAATCAACGCTATCCGGGCTCGGGTGGTGGAGCAGAACGATTTGCTGGCGCGTACCAACGAGGAATTGCAGGTACAGGCTCGCGCCCGCCTAGCCGTAGAGCAAGCCGCCGCCGAAACGAGCCGTATTCTAGAAGGCATCCCGCACATTGCCTGGACGGCTGGCCCAAACGGAAGAAACACCTACCTCAACCAGCGCTGGTTTGACTACACGGGTCAACCATCTCCTCACACCTCCTACGACATCCGTACTCAGTTTCATCCTGCCGACCTAGATTCGGCTATGGAACACTGGCGGCATTGCTTGCAGACTTCGCAACCACTGGAAATGGAGTGCCGCATTCGCAACGCGGCGGGTGAATACCGTTGGATGCTGGCCCGGGCGTTGCCGTCGCGCAACGAACAAGGGGAAGTAATTCAGTGGATTGGCACCTATACCGACATTCACGAGCATAAGCTAGGTCAGCAGCGGGAAGCAGAAGCACAGCAACAGTTGCGCGCCAACAACGAGCAGTTGGTGCGCGTGAATGTCGACCTCGACAACTTCATCTACACGGCCTCCCACGACCTGAAGGCCCCGATCACCAATATTGAGGGGTTGGTGTATGAACTGCAAGATCAGCTACCGAAGGAAGGCGAGCTAGGACAAACCGTGGCGCCCTTACTAAGCATGATGCAGGAGGCCGTAGCTCGCTTCCAGCGCACACTTTCGCACCTGAGCGACGTTATTAAGCTTCAAAAGGAGCATCATCAGCCTGCCACCCAAGTAGACCTATCTGCCATTATCCAAGATGTGCAACTGGACTTGCAGCCGCTGATCAAGCAAACTAGTGCGCAGGTGAAAGTGGATGTTACGGCGTGTCCGGCAGTGTCATTTTCGAGCAAGAACCTGCGTTCGGTGGTGTATAACTTGCTGAGCAATGCTGTCAAGTACCGGCATCCACAGCGCACTGCCCAGGTACACTTACGCTGTTATCAGACGGAGGGCTATGTGGTGCTGGAGGTGCAAGACAACGGCCTAGGCTTAAACAAAGAGCAGCAAGCGGAGTTGTTTCAGATGTTTCGGCGCTTTCACGTTGGAATTGAGGGCTCTGGCATCGGCTTGTATATGGTGAAGCGGATGGTAGAGAATGGTGGCGGCATGCTCACCGTCAGCAGTGAAGCGGGTGTTGGCTCTATTTTCTCCGTTTACTTTCGTCACGAAGTGCCCTCACCAGCGTAG
- a CDS encoding DUF2279 domain-containing protein encodes MLRCPFSPYATSWQRLLLFLAGIYWFTAARTQAQPSLYQADTSHHAIRHTDSIGQRVTTQAMLLRPPADSLRVGRRLPLLAGGLAVAYTGGLVLLGEAWYTGPRTKLHWFNDLPEWKQLDKAGHFWGAFQESRGAVDMLRWAGLPDKQAIWYGGFVGFLLQSPIELLDGRDPAYGASATDLAANFLGSAALIGQQLTWGEVRLMPKYSFHTTRYAELRPNVLGKSLGEQFLKDYNGHTYWLCADLAAWLPAQSRWPKWLQPAVGYGAQQMVYNDPGSNAALGLHAYRQYYLTLDVNLLRIPTRSKLLRRVFYVASIFHLPAPALEFNNRRGFVLRGLYW; translated from the coding sequence ATGCTGCGTTGCCCCTTCTCTCCTTACGCTACTTCGTGGCAACGTTTGCTCCTTTTTCTTGCTGGCATCTACTGGTTCACGGCGGCGCGTACGCAAGCCCAACCCTCCCTTTATCAAGCAGATACTAGCCACCACGCGATACGTCACACTGACTCCATTGGTCAGCGCGTCACCACCCAGGCAATGCTACTGCGCCCACCTGCCGATTCGCTGCGGGTGGGCCGGCGGCTGCCTTTGCTCGCGGGTGGGCTAGCAGTAGCCTACACCGGAGGGCTAGTGCTGCTGGGCGAGGCTTGGTACACGGGTCCGCGCACAAAGCTGCACTGGTTCAACGATTTGCCCGAGTGGAAGCAGCTCGATAAAGCCGGACATTTTTGGGGCGCATTCCAAGAAAGCCGGGGCGCCGTAGACATGCTCCGCTGGGCCGGCCTCCCTGACAAGCAGGCCATCTGGTACGGCGGCTTCGTGGGCTTTCTGCTGCAAAGCCCCATCGAGCTGCTCGATGGCCGCGACCCGGCCTATGGCGCCTCAGCCACCGACCTAGCTGCTAACTTCCTAGGGTCGGCGGCGCTCATCGGGCAGCAGCTCACCTGGGGCGAAGTTCGCCTCATGCCGAAGTATTCCTTTCACACCACCCGCTACGCCGAGCTGCGCCCCAATGTGCTCGGCAAATCGCTGGGCGAGCAATTTTTGAAGGACTACAACGGCCACACGTACTGGCTTTGCGCCGACCTAGCTGCTTGGCTGCCTGCCCAAAGCCGTTGGCCCAAATGGCTGCAGCCAGCCGTTGGCTACGGTGCCCAGCAGATGGTGTACAACGACCCTGGCAGCAATGCCGCCCTAGGTTTGCACGCCTATCGCCAGTACTATCTCACCCTCGATGTCAATCTGCTTCGTATTCCCACACGTAGTAAGCTTCTACGCCGCGTGTTTTACGTAGCTAGCATTTTTCACCTGCCGGCACCAGCGTTGGAATTCAACAACCGGCGAGGCTTTGTCTTGCGCGGATTGTACTGGTAG
- the kaiC gene encoding circadian clock protein KaiC, which yields MSTRSQLLPALPKAPTGIDGLDEVTEGGLPRGRPTLICGTAGCGKTLMGVEFLTRGIQEFDEPGVLMAFEETADELAANVTSLGFDLKQLQADKKLRIDHVHVDRSEIEETGEYDLEGLFIRLGYAIDSIGAKRVVLDTIESLFSGFTNQAILRSEIRRLFRWLKDKGVTTVITAERGEGQLTRQGLEEYVSDCVILLDNRVVNQITTRRLRIVKYRGSTHGTNEYPYLITEDGISVLPVTSLKLEHEVSNEVVSTGVPGLDEMFTGGGLYRGSSALITGTAGTAKTTLAAAFALESCRRGEQCLFFAFEESPQQLIRNMLSVGMDLQPYIKQGLLHIEASRPTLNGLEQHLVTIHKLIGEYKPNTVIIDPISNLVSVGTLVEVRGMLTRLIDYLKVQGITALFTALVSGRNTNLEMTEEGVSSLVDVWIHVRDLEGIGERNRGLSILKARGMSHSNQVREFLVTSEGIRLLDVVLGPTGIITGASRHTQFLQEQAQAMSAQQEIERRERELERKRRVLEATISNLRTEFESVEEELRRTNREEEELRENLTVGRRQIAGRHPSQQTEKSPASPTNS from the coding sequence ATGTCTACTCGTTCTCAATTGCTACCGGCTCTCCCCAAAGCCCCCACTGGTATTGATGGTCTTGATGAAGTTACGGAAGGGGGTTTACCTCGTGGCCGTCCCACATTGATTTGTGGAACAGCAGGCTGCGGCAAGACGCTTATGGGCGTTGAGTTTCTGACGCGAGGCATCCAAGAGTTCGACGAGCCCGGCGTGCTAATGGCTTTCGAGGAGACAGCCGACGAGCTAGCCGCTAACGTCACGTCGCTTGGCTTTGACCTGAAACAGCTGCAAGCCGACAAAAAGCTTCGCATCGACCACGTGCACGTAGACCGTTCCGAGATTGAGGAGACCGGCGAGTACGACCTCGAAGGCTTATTCATTCGGCTAGGGTACGCCATCGACAGCATTGGCGCCAAGCGCGTCGTGCTCGATACCATTGAGTCACTGTTTTCTGGCTTTACGAACCAAGCCATCCTGCGCTCCGAAATTCGGCGGCTGTTCCGCTGGCTCAAGGACAAAGGCGTCACGACGGTCATCACGGCCGAGCGTGGCGAGGGGCAGCTCACCCGACAGGGTTTGGAAGAGTACGTGTCAGACTGCGTGATTCTGCTGGATAACCGCGTCGTAAACCAGATTACGACTCGTCGCCTGCGAATTGTGAAGTACCGCGGCAGCACGCACGGCACCAACGAATACCCGTACCTCATTACCGAGGACGGCATTTCGGTGTTGCCCGTTACGTCCCTCAAACTGGAGCACGAAGTATCAAACGAAGTGGTGTCAACGGGCGTGCCGGGCTTAGACGAGATGTTTACCGGCGGTGGTCTGTACCGGGGCAGTAGCGCGCTCATCACCGGCACGGCAGGCACGGCCAAAACGACGCTCGCTGCCGCTTTTGCCCTAGAGTCCTGCCGTCGCGGCGAGCAGTGCCTGTTCTTCGCTTTTGAAGAATCGCCTCAGCAGCTGATCCGCAACATGCTTTCCGTAGGCATGGACCTGCAACCGTATATCAAGCAAGGGCTACTACACATTGAAGCCTCACGGCCAACCCTCAATGGCTTAGAGCAGCACCTAGTCACGATCCACAAACTGATTGGCGAATACAAGCCTAACACGGTTATTATCGACCCCATCAGCAACCTAGTATCGGTGGGCACCCTGGTAGAAGTGCGCGGCATGCTCACTCGCCTAATCGACTATCTCAAGGTACAAGGTATCACGGCCTTGTTTACGGCTTTAGTAAGCGGCCGCAACACCAACCTAGAGATGACCGAAGAAGGAGTTTCCTCGCTGGTAGACGTCTGGATTCATGTGCGTGACCTCGAAGGCATCGGGGAGCGCAACCGCGGTCTGAGCATTCTGAAAGCACGCGGCATGTCTCACTCCAACCAAGTGCGCGAGTTCTTGGTCACTAGCGAAGGCATTCGGCTGCTCGACGTAGTCCTAGGGCCAACGGGCATTATCACGGGTGCTAGCCGTCATACCCAGTTCTTGCAGGAGCAGGCACAGGCTATGTCCGCTCAGCAAGAAATTGAGCGCCGTGAACGAGAGTTGGAGCGGAAGCGCCGGGTACTGGAAGCCACCATTTCCAACCTACGCACTGAGTTTGAGTCAGTGGAGGAAGAACTCCGCCGTACTAACCGCGAGGAGGAAGAACTCCGCGAGAATCTCACAGTAGGCCGTCGACAGATAGCCGGGCGGCATCCTTCCCAGCAAACTGAGAAATCGCCCGCATCCCCTACTAATTCCTAA
- a CDS encoding alpha-amylase family glycosyl hydrolase: MPKLRLFSGLIWLLLLLGLPAAQAQVVTTQPYFFRDDTPVTLTFDATQGNGGLANFTGPVYIWTGVVTNLSTSNTNWRYVKSPSFNQPDPAALMTRSATNPNLYTITLTPRTFYNVPAAEQILRLGMLFKDAAGNTIGRGDGGADIFVDVFQGGYAVRITSPVTGGNPQFVMAGATVTVSGAASASSRMEVYLNKALLSGQYGVTSISYSLPLTQVGRNVVRIQGNSGAQTVSDSVVFIVRSSDVPTAALPAGTKDGVTYLSSTSVRLKLTAPEKQFVYVLGDFNGWQPAQMMNRTPDGKDWWLDITGLAPGREYAYQFLVDGQLRIADPYTEKILSPTDDQYIPPVTYPNLKAYPTGLTTGNVAVLQTDQASYNWQVTNFQRPKKTDLVIYELLLRDFVAQHDYKTLRDTLSYLQRLGVNAIELLPFNEFEGNESWGYNPSFYFAPDKYYGTKTDLKRFIDECHRRGIAVVMDMVLNHSCGQSPMVQLYFNGNTGKPAANSPWFNQDATHPFNVCYDFNHESPYTKYFSKRVMEYWLQEYHIDGYRFDLSKGFTQKQSANVDEWNQYDQSRINIWQDYRNTITAVSADAFIILEHLGNNDEEKVLADLGLMLWGNMNGSYNEATMGYLGGSDFSGGYYGARTWTQPNLVTYMESHDEERLTFKNVAYGNSSGTYSVKDLNTALARDEMAAAFFFTVPGPKMVWQFGELGYDFSINRCTDGTINDNCRTANKPIRWDYQQVPARKQLYDVYRSLIALRVNEPVFEAPTTYTQQLAGAGKTIHLAGPGLNVTVVGNFDVVPTNVNPGFQQAGTWYNYLTGATRVVTDPNAAITLQPGEYAVYTSRRITRPGVLATKSAQQNLLHLSAAPNPADATATLRYELASAAPVSLAVTNLLGATVYTLPTTSRQAIGAHELALPTANLANGVYLVRLSAGSLQQTTRVLVRH, from the coding sequence ATGCCTAAACTTCGACTCTTCTCGGGTTTGATTTGGTTGCTGTTGCTCCTTGGCCTGCCTGCGGCCCAAGCGCAAGTCGTTACGACGCAGCCTTACTTTTTTCGCGACGACACGCCCGTCACACTCACCTTCGACGCGACCCAAGGGAACGGTGGCCTCGCCAACTTCACCGGCCCCGTGTACATCTGGACCGGCGTCGTTACGAACCTTAGCACCAGCAATACCAACTGGCGCTACGTGAAAAGCCCAAGCTTCAACCAGCCAGACCCCGCCGCGCTGATGACGCGCAGCGCCACCAATCCGAACCTGTACACCATTACGCTGACGCCGCGCACCTTCTACAACGTGCCCGCTGCCGAACAGATTCTACGCCTAGGTATGCTGTTTAAGGACGCGGCCGGCAACACCATCGGCCGCGGCGACGGGGGCGCTGATATTTTTGTGGACGTGTTCCAGGGCGGCTATGCCGTGCGCATCACGAGCCCAGTCACGGGCGGTAACCCGCAGTTCGTGATGGCGGGTGCCACCGTGACGGTAAGCGGCGCGGCCTCGGCATCTTCCCGCATGGAAGTGTACCTGAACAAGGCATTGCTTTCCGGGCAGTATGGTGTCACTAGTATCTCGTACTCACTGCCTTTGACCCAGGTTGGCCGCAACGTCGTGCGGATTCAGGGCAACAGCGGCGCGCAAACGGTGTCCGACTCTGTGGTATTTATTGTGCGTTCGTCTGATGTGCCTACGGCCGCCCTGCCCGCCGGCACCAAGGATGGCGTCACTTATCTTTCCAGCACATCGGTGCGCCTGAAGCTCACGGCGCCTGAAAAGCAATTCGTGTACGTGCTCGGCGATTTTAACGGTTGGCAGCCCGCTCAGATGATGAATCGCACACCAGACGGCAAAGATTGGTGGCTCGATATTACCGGCCTCGCGCCGGGCCGCGAGTACGCCTACCAGTTTTTGGTAGATGGACAGTTGCGCATTGCCGACCCCTACACTGAAAAGATTCTGAGCCCTACCGACGACCAGTACATTCCGCCTGTTACATACCCCAACCTAAAAGCCTATCCGACGGGCTTGACGACGGGCAACGTGGCGGTGCTGCAAACGGACCAAGCTAGCTATAACTGGCAGGTGACCAACTTTCAGCGGCCCAAGAAAACCGACCTTGTTATCTATGAGCTGCTGTTGCGCGACTTCGTGGCGCAGCATGATTATAAGACCCTACGCGACACACTTAGCTACTTGCAGCGGCTAGGGGTCAATGCAATTGAGCTGCTGCCGTTCAACGAGTTTGAGGGCAACGAAAGCTGGGGCTACAACCCCTCGTTCTACTTCGCGCCCGACAAGTACTACGGTACCAAAACCGACCTCAAGCGCTTTATCGATGAGTGTCACCGCCGCGGTATCGCCGTCGTGATGGACATGGTGCTGAACCACTCCTGCGGGCAAAGCCCCATGGTACAGCTCTACTTCAACGGCAACACTGGCAAGCCTGCGGCTAATAGTCCATGGTTTAACCAAGATGCCACGCACCCTTTCAACGTGTGTTACGATTTCAACCACGAAAGCCCCTACACCAAATACTTCAGCAAGCGCGTGATGGAGTATTGGCTTCAGGAATACCACATCGATGGCTACCGCTTCGACCTCTCCAAGGGCTTTACGCAGAAGCAAAGCGCAAACGTAGATGAGTGGAACCAGTACGACCAGTCGCGGATAAATATCTGGCAAGACTACCGCAACACGATTACGGCCGTGAGTGCCGATGCTTTCATCATTCTGGAACACCTCGGCAACAATGACGAGGAGAAAGTACTGGCCGACCTAGGTCTGATGTTGTGGGGCAATATGAATGGTAGCTACAACGAGGCTACGATGGGCTACCTAGGTGGCTCTGATTTCAGCGGCGGCTACTACGGCGCCCGCACTTGGACCCAGCCCAACCTCGTGACCTACATGGAAAGCCACGATGAGGAGCGCCTGACCTTCAAGAACGTGGCTTATGGCAACAGTTCTGGCACTTACAGCGTGAAGGACCTGAACACGGCCCTCGCTCGCGACGAAATGGCCGCGGCTTTTTTCTTCACCGTACCCGGCCCGAAGATGGTATGGCAGTTTGGGGAGCTAGGTTACGACTTCAGCATCAACCGCTGCACGGACGGCACGATCAACGACAATTGCCGCACGGCTAACAAGCCTATTCGCTGGGACTACCAGCAAGTGCCGGCCCGCAAGCAGCTCTACGACGTGTACCGCAGCCTAATAGCGCTACGCGTAAATGAACCGGTGTTTGAGGCGCCTACTACCTATACGCAGCAGCTCGCGGGTGCTGGCAAAACTATCCACCTAGCTGGCCCTGGATTGAACGTGACGGTTGTCGGCAACTTTGACGTGGTACCAACCAACGTGAACCCCGGCTTTCAGCAGGCTGGCACTTGGTACAACTATCTAACTGGGGCTACCCGCGTCGTGACGGACCCCAACGCGGCTATTACCTTGCAGCCCGGCGAGTACGCCGTGTACACGTCGCGCCGCATCACGCGCCCTGGGGTGCTCGCCACCAAATCAGCCCAGCAGAACTTGCTGCATCTGAGTGCCGCTCCCAATCCTGCCGACGCCACGGCTACCCTGCGCTATGAGCTAGCTTCGGCCGCACCCGTCAGCTTGGCGGTGACTAACCTACTCGGGGCTACCGTGTATACCTTGCCCACAACTAGCCGCCAAGCCATCGGCGCGCACGAGCTAGCTTTGCCCACCGCTAACCTAGCAAATGGCGTGTACTTGGTGCGCCTGAGCGCTGGCTCGCTGCAGCAAACCACCCGCGTGCTGGTGCGGCACTAA
- a CDS encoding circadian clock KaiB family protein has translation MEPEQGQGPGGAEYVLHLYITGATPNSTQAVRNLKDICERYLAGRYELQIVDIYQQPEMAQEARIVAAPTLVKRSPGLTRWLVGDLSDRRRVLALLGLSPDPNDPYLHG, from the coding sequence ATGGAACCAGAGCAAGGCCAGGGGCCGGGCGGTGCTGAGTACGTGCTGCACCTGTATATTACGGGCGCTACCCCCAACTCGACGCAGGCAGTACGCAACTTGAAGGATATCTGCGAACGGTATCTGGCAGGGCGCTATGAGCTTCAGATCGTCGATATATACCAACAGCCAGAAATGGCGCAGGAGGCACGCATTGTTGCGGCTCCCACATTAGTCAAACGGAGTCCGGGTCTGACACGGTGGTTGGTAGGTGACTTGTCAGACCGTCGTCGGGTGTTGGCGCTGCTTGGTCTTTCCCCTGACCCCAACGACCCTTATCTGCATGGCTGA
- a CDS encoding response regulator codes for MPKLPCILLVDDDQTTNFLNQLLLKKLGVAEQVLVAQDGQAALDILNQQGDSPVCPVLILLDVNMPGMNGIQFLEAYQQMSLAQHQAIVIIMLTTSLHPRDVERVQRLSIVTDFISKPLTAEKMQAILQNHF; via the coding sequence ATGCCCAAATTACCCTGTATTCTGCTGGTGGATGATGACCAAACCACTAACTTCCTTAATCAGTTACTGCTAAAGAAGCTTGGTGTAGCCGAGCAGGTTTTGGTAGCGCAGGACGGACAGGCAGCTCTTGATATTCTGAACCAGCAGGGCGACTCACCGGTCTGTCCAGTGCTCATCTTGTTGGACGTGAACATGCCCGGCATGAATGGCATTCAGTTTTTGGAGGCCTACCAGCAGATGTCCCTAGCGCAGCATCAAGCCATCGTCATTATTATGCTCACCACCTCCCTGCATCCGCGCGACGTAGAGCGGGTGCAGCGATTGAGCATTGTAACAGACTTTATCAGCAAGCCGCTCACGGCGGAAAAGATGCAAGCAATTTTGCAGAACCACTTCTAG